In one Plasmodium cynomolgi strain B DNA, scaffold: 1350, whole genome shotgun sequence genomic region, the following are encoded:
- a CDS encoding hypothetical protein (putative), protein MRSLEQKWMHFNPDMEKEYKCNVYPEALKWGVTKWIAWFHETGLTCLKQDFKKGISKCGKEYHQKMRKKLNVWHKKYLDEWCKQEWKERENRYFKSWRKWAVHTDQDYWVKLAHYNRWAERIRSEHKEWTDNLKAIENNCNEWVNWKKEKNEFYKQWLQTFTKQWITDEQWNTWNKERKEYMLTKNQTQQKRQPKNQLQRSLQPKKNGKK, encoded by the coding sequence ATGAGAAGTCTAGAGCAAAAATGGATGCATTTTAATCCTGACATGGAAAAGGAATATAAATGTAATGTTTATCCAGAAGCATTAAAATGGGGAGTGACCAAGTGGATAGCGTGGTTTCATGAAACAGGATTAACCTGTTTGAAAcaagattttaaaaaagggatcaGCAAATGTGGAAAGGAATACCATcagaaaatgaggaaaaaattaaatgtatGGCATAAGAAATATTTAGATGAATGGTGTAAACAAGAATGGAAAGAACGTGAAAATCGTTATTTCAAAAGTTGGAGAAAATGGGCAGTACATACTGACCAAGACTATTGGGTGAAGTTAGCACATTATAACAGATGGGCGGAAAGGATAAGATCAGAACATAAAGAATGGACAGATAACCTTAAGGCaatagaaaataattgtAATGAATGGGTTaactggaaaaaagaaaaaaatgaattttataaGCAATGGTTACAAACCTTCACTAAACAATGGATAACTGATGAACAGTGGAATACGTGgaataaagaaagaaaagaatacATGTTGACAAAAAACCAGacacaacaaaaaaggcaaccGAAAAACCAGCTACAAAGAAGTCTGCAGCCCAAAAAAAacggtaaaaaataa